One genomic region from Saprospiraceae bacterium encodes:
- a CDS encoding M20/M25/M40 family metallo-hydrolase, whose product MSQMKKSYLLILCFGFTLTLLTAQEKVNDKINSIIKDQGLEKSKVMDYAFYLTDVYGPRLTGSDMTDQAVAWAVTELKKMGMQNVHTESWGPFGRGWELKHFEISNESPTYYPIIGYPKAWTGSTKGKVSGQVIYIDASTEAELAKYKGKLKGKIVLLDTLREVKEWFDAPGKRYEAEQLLEMANAPQPTPFGRGRFPRNFGASLAGNVWTLINDEQPLAVLDRSFKGDQGTVFVSGARAIQGKRVQDNDAIVIPQVTIAVEQYNRIFRQLKAGIPVTVSLDLQTKYTNPDGMEYNIIAEIPGTDLKDEIVMFGAHFDSWHSATGATDNGAGSAVMIEAARILLETIKESGIPPRRTLRLALWTGEEQGLLGSRAYVNQHLVRRDTSNNILEIKPEQAKISAYYNLDNGTGKIRGVYMQGNDQVSQIFRSWLDAFKDLGANTLTLQNTGGTDHLSFDGVGVPGFQFIQDEISYMSKTHHSNMDNYDHLIADDLKQAATIISSFIFHTAQRDEKIPRKEQPKPEVN is encoded by the coding sequence ATGTCTCAAATGAAAAAATCTTACCTGCTTATTTTATGTTTTGGGTTCACGCTAACACTGCTCACAGCCCAGGAAAAGGTCAATGACAAAATCAATTCTATCATCAAAGATCAGGGTTTGGAAAAAAGTAAAGTCATGGATTATGCATTTTACCTGACCGATGTCTATGGTCCCAGACTAACCGGATCTGATATGACCGATCAGGCGGTAGCATGGGCCGTAACCGAGCTCAAAAAAATGGGCATGCAGAATGTACATACCGAGTCCTGGGGCCCGTTTGGCAGGGGATGGGAACTAAAACATTTTGAGATCAGCAATGAATCCCCCACCTACTATCCAATTATAGGCTATCCCAAAGCCTGGACAGGATCTACCAAGGGAAAAGTTTCTGGTCAGGTCATCTATATAGACGCCAGTACAGAAGCAGAGCTTGCAAAATATAAAGGGAAATTGAAAGGGAAAATCGTGCTGCTGGACACCCTCAGGGAGGTAAAAGAATGGTTTGATGCACCTGGTAAGCGATACGAAGCAGAGCAATTATTGGAAATGGCCAATGCTCCCCAGCCTACTCCTTTTGGTCGGGGCAGATTTCCTAGAAATTTTGGAGCTTCCCTGGCTGGAAATGTGTGGACACTTATAAATGATGAGCAGCCTCTTGCTGTCCTGGACAGGAGTTTTAAAGGGGACCAGGGTACCGTATTCGTGAGTGGTGCCAGAGCTATACAAGGCAAAAGGGTGCAAGATAATGATGCAATAGTCATACCGCAGGTTACGATCGCAGTCGAACAATACAATCGAATTTTCAGACAATTAAAAGCAGGGATTCCTGTCACGGTAAGTCTTGATTTGCAGACTAAATATACCAATCCGGACGGTATGGAATACAATATCATAGCCGAAATCCCGGGTACTGATCTTAAAGATGAAATCGTGATGTTTGGTGCTCATTTTGACTCCTGGCATAGTGCTACGGGTGCTACTGACAATGGAGCTGGTTCTGCTGTCATGATAGAGGCTGCCAGGATCCTTTTGGAGACGATCAAGGAATCAGGTATACCTCCTCGCCGAACTCTGAGATTAGCCCTTTGGACAGGTGAAGAGCAGGGACTGTTGGGGTCCAGAGCTTATGTCAATCAACATTTGGTGCGGAGAGACACCTCGAATAATATCCTTGAAATCAAGCCAGAGCAAGCAAAGATCTCTGCCTATTATAACCTGGACAATGGAACCGGCAAGATCAGAGGCGTCTATATGCAAGGCAATGACCAGGTGTCCCAAATCTTCAGATCCTGGCTAGATGCTTTTAAAGATCTTGGTGCAAATACATTGACACTTCAAAATACAGGAGGTACTGATCATTTGTCTTTTGATGGCGTGGGCGTGCCGGGATTTCAGTTTATTCAAGATGAAATATCCTACATGTCCAAAACTCATCATTCCAATATGGATAATTATGACCATCTGATCGCAGATGACCTCAAGCAAGCAGCTACGATCATTTCCTCCTTTATTTTTCATACAGCTCAACGGGATGAAAAAATACCCAGGAAGGAGCAACCAAAACCTGAAGTCAATTAA
- a CDS encoding helix-turn-helix domain-containing protein: MRTPPSFDTWTVIFLYAALQGLALTAIFYSHGNPSNRSQKSFLAILMVMFCLMILEYVFWWTGYLVKVPHLMGVTAPFIYLYGPILFFYFRQVFRDQFIDFRKDWPHFLLFIFFLISQVQLYILPGATKVAYMVGTLKASAGIPWPWLNIIQMALYVIICFYEYRAEAQNTMEVKKWFRLILTLFTLFIGSVMSYYVLAKMPWFNTLWDYMISASMMVFIYAIAIYGYYHNKVFNGFEILEIIHKEKYQNSSLKSETGIKTLERLNQLMDQEKLYVDDEINLEKLAFRLQISRHQLSQVMNEHAGMNFFEYINSRRIEEAKHLLTSTSKKELNIIEIAYKVGYSNKVTFNNTFKKYTGMTPSEYRADPRDHLQTPILSIRNRKNADS, translated from the coding sequence ATGCGTACACCTCCATCTTTTGATACCTGGACTGTAATTTTTTTATACGCTGCCCTGCAGGGACTTGCTTTGACCGCGATATTCTATTCTCATGGCAATCCCTCAAATAGATCTCAAAAATCATTTTTGGCTATATTGATGGTAATGTTTTGCCTCATGATTCTCGAATATGTGTTCTGGTGGACAGGTTACCTGGTGAAGGTTCCACATCTGATGGGGGTTACCGCACCATTCATTTATTTGTATGGTCCGATCTTATTTTTCTATTTCAGGCAGGTGTTTAGAGATCAGTTCATAGATTTTAGGAAAGACTGGCCACACTTCTTACTTTTTATTTTTTTTCTGATTTCCCAGGTCCAATTATATATCCTGCCAGGAGCTACGAAGGTGGCATACATGGTAGGAACTCTTAAAGCTTCCGCTGGCATTCCCTGGCCCTGGCTCAACATCATTCAGATGGCTCTCTATGTCATCATCTGCTTTTACGAATACAGGGCAGAAGCTCAAAACACGATGGAAGTCAAAAAATGGTTTCGATTGATTTTAACCTTGTTTACGCTTTTTATAGGGAGTGTAATGTCATATTATGTCCTGGCGAAAATGCCCTGGTTCAATACCCTGTGGGATTATATGATATCTGCAAGTATGATGGTTTTTATTTATGCTATTGCGATCTATGGCTACTATCATAATAAGGTCTTTAATGGGTTTGAAATTCTGGAAATCATCCATAAAGAAAAGTACCAAAACTCCTCTTTAAAGTCCGAAACCGGCATAAAGACCCTCGAACGACTCAACCAATTAATGGATCAGGAAAAATTATATGTTGACGATGAGATCAATCTTGAAAAACTAGCCTTTAGACTTCAGATCTCCCGTCATCAGCTTTCCCAGGTCATGAACGAACATGCTGGAATGAATTTTTTTGAATATATCAACTCCCGCAGAATAGAAGAGGCCAAGCATTTGCTCACCAGCACTTCCAAAAAAGAATTAAACATCATCGAAATAGCATACAAAGTAGGATACTCTAACAAAGTCACTTTTAACAATACTTTTAAAAAATACACTGGTATGACGCCTTCAGAATATCGCGCCGATCCCCGGGATCATCTTCAAACCCCTATTCTGTCCATTAGAAATAGGAAAAATGCGGATTCATAA
- a CDS encoding tetratricopeptide repeat protein: MKILTICLILFFSTSALAQISGPPVVDAAADSLYFNNRWKEAIPLYVSAIQSGRNSPILFYRLGLCYQQTGAPDKAIPNYRTCLAQSPNPNLARVAQVNLAKSYSQINQLDSVTTTLKLALKNGYVNINDLEQASEYDNYRKSSTYPEIKAEMYKAAYPCMTEAEARWFDFWVGDWKAYVTGSTNQAGISKIEKIAGDCALLENWTSTAGTFNGKSINFYNKQTQKWEQHWVGSAGGYQKFINGEYKDDAMRFTFNRINADKTISIGRFTFFNQGPDQVRQFSESSNDEGKTWNVDYDFTYIRNKEKM, encoded by the coding sequence ATGAAAATCCTCACTATCTGCCTTATCTTATTTTTCTCTACCTCAGCCCTTGCCCAAATCAGTGGCCCGCCAGTGGTCGATGCGGCAGCCGATAGTTTGTATTTCAACAACAGGTGGAAGGAAGCCATACCCTTATACGTGTCTGCGATTCAATCAGGTCGTAATTCGCCCATTTTATTTTATAGATTAGGCTTGTGTTACCAACAAACCGGTGCTCCGGATAAGGCCATCCCTAATTATCGAACCTGTCTGGCCCAAAGCCCCAATCCTAATCTGGCTCGTGTGGCTCAAGTCAATCTGGCCAAAAGTTATTCCCAGATCAATCAATTAGATTCTGTCACCACTACGCTGAAGCTGGCTTTGAAAAATGGCTATGTCAATATCAATGACCTGGAGCAAGCGTCGGAATATGATAATTATAGAAAATCAAGTACTTATCCTGAAATAAAAGCTGAAATGTACAAAGCAGCTTATCCGTGTATGACGGAGGCCGAAGCCAGGTGGTTTGATTTTTGGGTCGGCGATTGGAAAGCCTATGTCACCGGGTCTACTAACCAGGCGGGTATCTCCAAAATTGAAAAAATCGCCGGTGATTGTGCCTTACTCGAAAACTGGACCAGTACTGCAGGGACTTTTAATGGCAAAAGCATCAATTTCTATAACAAACAAACCCAGAAATGGGAGCAGCATTGGGTGGGAAGTGCCGGCGGATATCAAAAATTTATAAATGGAGAATATAAAGACGATGCCATGAGATTTACTTTTAACAGGATCAATGCCGATAAGACCATTTCTATCGGTCGGTTTACTTTTTTCAATCAGGGACCAGATCAGGTCAGGCAGTTTTCAGAATCTTCTAATGATGAAGGTAAGACCTGGAATGTTGATTACGACTTTACTTATATTCGGAATAAAGAAAAAATGTAA
- a CDS encoding glycoside hydrolase family 3 C-terminal domain-containing protein, whose protein sequence is MKNLILMVMIFSLSHVQAQLSTVEMKKVDALVKQMTLEEKVGQMTQVTMAVYAENGWGNQNGKFDPERVKEAVQKYHVGSMLNNVNRALSLDEWHAGIKMVMDECNRSRLKIPVIYGLDAMHGQNYTLNSTVFPHNLAIGATRNDALVAKISQVTAKELRASGVRWNFAPVLDIGRQQLWARFEETFSEDPTIIQSMGKAAIQAYEGPGLKHPTAVATSLKHYMGYSNPRTGKDRTPTSMSDIEMREYYLPQFAAAIKAGASSVMVNSGEVNGVPVHGSKYILQDILRKELGFDGVVVSDWEDIIRLHSRHRVAESPRAAVVMGVNAGIDMSMVPSDYSFYDLLLEAVKKGEVSTARINEAVKRILILKMRLGLFDNPYPEPEAIANFGKSEYEEVALQAAHEAITLLKNKDLILPLTKDKKILLAGPGAQSVSALHGAWSYTWQGNDERYYPTKTKTIAQALVEKGGDQVIIAGSKGWNHKDNFDGERLKALALIHQVDAIILCLGEDAYAETPGNTRELDLPSDQKMLAEAAIATGKPVILVLVEGRPRFITDIEPKMHGVIMAYRTGSKAAEGLADILYGDYNPSGKLPFTYNKYAGEMLTYDYKLTEALREDPGVNAPGYDPLYPFGFGLSYTDFEYSDIKLDHTVMTGNSSLEIKITVKNTGKVAGDHAIDLYTSDLFASISPPGRRLRAYQKVYLAAGESKEVSFKINKDDLSFINAQSKRVTEPGDFEVIIGDKKAGFRYEN, encoded by the coding sequence ATGAAAAATTTGATTTTGATGGTGATGATTTTTTCCTTGAGTCATGTTCAAGCACAACTATCCACGGTAGAGATGAAAAAAGTAGATGCTCTCGTCAAACAAATGACGCTGGAAGAGAAAGTGGGCCAGATGACCCAGGTCACGATGGCCGTGTATGCCGAAAATGGCTGGGGAAATCAAAATGGCAAATTTGATCCGGAACGAGTAAAAGAAGCTGTACAAAAATATCATGTAGGATCTATGCTCAATAATGTCAATCGAGCATTATCTCTTGATGAATGGCATGCCGGCATTAAAATGGTGATGGATGAATGCAATAGGTCGAGACTTAAGATTCCGGTGATTTACGGTTTGGATGCCATGCATGGTCAAAACTATACCCTCAATAGCACTGTTTTTCCTCACAATCTGGCTATAGGCGCCACCCGCAATGATGCCCTGGTCGCCAAAATCTCCCAAGTCACTGCCAAAGAATTAAGAGCTTCTGGCGTAAGATGGAATTTCGCTCCGGTTTTGGACATCGGCAGGCAACAACTCTGGGCAAGGTTTGAAGAAACTTTTAGCGAAGATCCAACCATCATCCAGTCTATGGGTAAAGCTGCTATCCAAGCCTATGAAGGGCCAGGACTCAAGCATCCAACAGCCGTAGCTACCAGTCTTAAGCATTACATGGGCTACTCAAATCCCAGGACAGGTAAAGACAGAACGCCTACCAGCATGTCCGATATTGAAATGAGAGAGTACTACCTTCCTCAATTTGCAGCGGCTATAAAAGCAGGAGCGTCCTCAGTGATGGTCAACAGTGGTGAAGTAAATGGAGTGCCCGTACATGGAAGCAAATATATACTGCAGGATATTTTGAGAAAGGAATTGGGTTTTGATGGGGTAGTCGTCTCAGATTGGGAAGACATCATCCGCTTACATTCCAGGCATAGGGTGGCGGAGAGCCCTCGAGCTGCAGTAGTCATGGGAGTCAATGCCGGAATCGATATGAGTATGGTGCCATCTGATTATTCGTTTTATGACCTACTCCTGGAAGCAGTAAAAAAAGGTGAGGTTAGTACAGCCAGAATCAATGAAGCAGTCAAAAGAATATTAATTTTAAAAATGAGGCTGGGCTTATTTGATAATCCGTATCCGGAACCTGAAGCAATCGCCAATTTTGGAAAGTCAGAATATGAAGAGGTTGCGCTGCAAGCGGCTCATGAAGCTATCACCCTGTTAAAAAACAAAGATCTTATCCTTCCTTTGACTAAGGATAAAAAAATACTCCTGGCTGGCCCCGGTGCTCAGAGTGTGAGTGCCCTTCATGGTGCCTGGAGTTATACCTGGCAAGGTAATGATGAGCGTTATTATCCCACCAAGACCAAAACTATAGCTCAAGCCTTAGTGGAAAAAGGTGGTGACCAGGTGATCATCGCTGGGTCCAAAGGCTGGAATCATAAGGATAATTTTGATGGCGAAAGACTAAAAGCACTGGCCCTGATCCACCAGGTCGATGCAATAATACTCTGCCTGGGTGAAGATGCCTATGCAGAAACTCCTGGCAATACCCGGGAGTTGGACTTGCCGTCAGATCAAAAAATGCTTGCGGAGGCAGCTATTGCCACAGGTAAGCCTGTCATCCTCGTATTGGTAGAAGGAAGACCGAGGTTCATCACCGACATTGAGCCGAAGATGCATGGCGTCATCATGGCTTACAGGACAGGAAGTAAAGCAGCTGAAGGACTGGCAGATATACTATACGGTGACTATAATCCATCAGGAAAATTGCCTTTTACCTACAATAAATATGCCGGGGAGATGCTCACCTATGATTACAAACTTACGGAAGCGCTCAGAGAAGATCCGGGAGTGAATGCGCCAGGCTACGATCCTTTATATCCATTCGGATTTGGTCTGAGCTATACTGATTTTGAATATTCAGATATCAAATTAGATCATACGGTGATGACCGGCAACTCGTCGCTTGAAATAAAAATCACCGTAAAAAACACAGGCAAAGTAGCAGGAGATCATGCCATTGATTTGTATACAAGCGATTTGTTTGCCAGTATCAGTCCCCCCGGTCGCCGATTAAGGGCTTACCAGAAGGTTTACCTGGCTGCAGGAGAAAGCAAAGAGGTTAGTTTTAAGATCAATAAAGACGATCTTTCGTTTATCAATGCTCAATCCAAAAGGGTGACGGAGCCCGGTGATTTTGAAGTAATCATCGGCGATAAAAAAGCAGGATTTCGATATGAAAATTAA